From one Coffea eugenioides isolate CCC68of chromosome 11, Ceug_1.0, whole genome shotgun sequence genomic stretch:
- the LOC113751359 gene encoding mitochondrial phosphate carrier protein 3, mitochondrial-like, with protein MALPFPDRSPRQSLIPTFLYSSSPLTSKTLGGFDSLPKDVVSPSSSSPKTAFAIPAPSEPGKVELYSSQYYAACTVGGILSCGLTHTAVTPLDLVKCNMQIDPSKYKSISSGFGVLLREQGIRGFFRGWVPTLLGYSAQGACKFGFYEFFKKYYSDIAGPEYASKYKTLIYLAGSASAEFIADIALCPFEAVKVRVQTQPGFARGLSDGLPKFVKSEGALGLYKGLVPLWGRQIPYTMMKFASFETIVEMIYKHGIPTPKNECSKTLQLGVSFAGGYVAGVFCAIVSHPADNLVSFLNNAKDATVGDAVKKLGVWGLFTRGLPLRIVMIGTLTGAQWGIYDAFKVFVGLPTTGGVAPAAVPATELAKV; from the exons ATGGCTCTCCCATTCCCCGATCGTTCCCCCCGTCAATCTCTCATTCCAACCTTCCTTTACTCTTCTTCTCCTTTGACTTCTAAAACCCTAGGTGGTTTTGACTCCCTTCCCAAAGATGTCGTCTCTCCCTCATCTTCCTCCCCCAAGACCGCCTTTGCCATCCCCGCCCCCTCCGAGCCCGGCAAGGTCGAGTTGTATTCCTCGCAATATTACGCTGCCTGTACCGTTGGTGGAATCTTGAGCTGCGGTCTTACCCACACGGCTGTCACTCCTCTTGACCTCGTCAAATGTAATATGCAG ATTGACCCATCTAAGTACAAGAGCATTTCATCTGGTTTCGGAGTCTTGTTGAGAGAACAAGGAATCAGGGGATTCTTCAGGGGATGGGTCCCGACCCTGCTTGGTTACAGTGCCCAGGGCGCCTGCAAGTTTGGATTCTATGAATTCTTCAAGAAGTACTATTCTGACATTGCTGGTCCCGAGTATGCCTCCAAATACAAGACTCTCATCTACCTTGCTGGCTCAGCTTCTGCGGAGTTCATTGCTGACATTGCTCTTTGCCCCTTTGAGGCTGTAAAGGTTCGCGTTCAGACTCAGCCTGGTTTTGCTAGAGGATTATCCGATGGACTTCCCAAGTTCGTCAAGTCTGAAGGTGCTCTTGG GTTGTACAAAGGATTGGTTCCTCTTTGGGGTCGTCAAATTCCAT ATACAATGATGAAGTTTGCATCTTTTGAGACTATTGTGGAAATGATCTACAAGCATGGTATCCCTACACCTAAGAATGAGTGCAGCAAAACTCTGCAGCTTGGAGTGAGCTTTGCTGGTGGTTATGTGGCTGGTGTCTTCTGTGCTATTGTATCTCACCCTGCTGATAATCTTGTCTCATTCCTCAACAATGCCAAGGATGCTACTGTTGGTGAT GCCGTGAAAAAGCTTGGCGTTTGGGGTCTTTTCACTCGGGGACTTCCTCTGCGTATTGTCATGATTGGAACTCTTACTGGAGCCCAATGGGGAATCTATGATGCTTTCAAAGTTTTTGTTGGact GCCGACGACCGGTGGTGTTGCACCAGCAGCTGTCCCTGCCACTGAGCTTGCAAAGGTGTAG
- the LOC113754379 gene encoding uncharacterized protein LOC113754379: MGSSQSAQVPSEEEEEEDEEEEEANEEDDDDNTHNMDNPNQIRQLGDGGGSNLAKKVLEQEPEMLPCHASASPLSPQLSSLGTPRLGPSIKVWDPYNVLAPPPPPPSLPPHFSRASPSDAVALVDDDRTLTEVYLICHGECHMNLRPDLIAGRCPEAALTPNGRRQARALAVFLKSQGVRFSAVYGSPLDRARATAVLVCQELNFPEEQIQSSDVLMEMSQGHWEGCHRSEIYTPETLSFIERLQPDFSAPSGESLRQVEFRMVQFLNGTLLRLPEKFGSDLSPPDQCETQGFPHRSSHVYTNSIHDRDGLSLHPANWDLVHRHRQGFPRKKSGKSRLQIVTSTGDHEADDEMSPRQPTNQDLIRDINVRSTASCASSSVGVFTHSVPIKCLLTGILGCGSVMSHKLWIEDSSVTVLQHSWKMGWQIKRLNDTAHLRLL, encoded by the exons ATGGGCTCTTCCCAGTCTGCCCAAGTCCCCtcggaagaagaagaagaagaagatgaggaggaggaggaagcaAATGAAGAAGACGACGACGACAATACGCACAATATGGATAACCCCAATCAGATTAGGCAATTGGGCGACGGCGGGGGCAGCAATCTAGCCAAGAAGGTTCTCGAACAAGAGCCTGAAATGTTACCCTGTCACGCCTCCGCCTCCCCTCTATCCCCTCAGCTCTCCTCCTTGGGCACTCCCCGTCTTGGCCCATCCATCAAGGTCTGGGACCCTTATAATGTCTtggctccccctccccctcccccttccctGCCACCGCATTTCTCCCGGGCCTCCCCTTCCGATGCGGTGGCGTTGGTGGACGATGATCGCACCCTCACCGAGGTCTATCTTATCTGTCACGGCGAGTGCCACATGAATCTCAGGCCTGATTTGATCGCCGGAAGGTGCCCCGAGGCGGCCCTCACCCCCAACGGGAGGCGTCAGGCCAGAGCCCTGGCGGTGTTCTTAAAGTCACAGGGGGTTCGATTCAGTGCTGTTTATGGCTCCCCGTTGGATCGCGCCCGAGCTACCGCAGTTTTGGTTTGCCAG GAATTAAATTTTCCGGAGGAACAGATACAATCTTCTGATGTGCTTATGGAGATGAGTCAGGGTCATTGGGAGGGTTGCCACCGATCAGAAATATATACACCTGAAACTCTGAGCTTCATAGAAAGGTTACAGCCTGATTTTTCTGCACCATCTGGAGAATCACTGAGGCAGGTTGAATTTCGAATGGTTCAGTTCCTAAATGGAACTCTTTTGCGATTGCCTGAAAAATTCGGATCTGACTTGTCACCGCCAGATCAGTGTGAGACGCAGGGGTTTCCACATCGCAGCTCTCATGTATATACTAACTCCATTCATGACAGAGATGGACTCTCGCTCCATCCAGCTAACTGGGATTTGGTACACAGGCATCGACAGGGGTTTCCACGGAAGAAGTCTGGTAAGAGCAGGCTACAGATTGTTACCTCCACTGGAGATCACGAGGCTGATGATGAGATGTCTCCTCGACAACCCACGAATCAAGACCTAATTCGAGACATCAATGTCAGGAGCACCGCATCGTGTGCCTCTTCATCTGTTGGTGTTTTTACTCACTCGGTGCCAATAAAGTGTCTCCTTACAGGCATCCTCGGATGCGGTTCAGTGATGTCACATAAACTCTGGATCGAAGATTCTTCAGTTACGGTCTTACAGCACTCGTGGAAAATGGGTTGGCAAATAAAGAGATTGAACGATACTGCCCACCTTAGACTTCTCTAG
- the LOC113751692 gene encoding aspartokinase 2, chloroplastic-like, with product MATSMHSVCGVKTPFQASPWRCSRFQPLLQSQQRFESSVSLLSLPGGFSSLKVSYQERDLRVRCQGGNLHILERGQTETHDFEESANELTCVMKFGGSSVASAERMREVADLICSFPEERPIIVLSAMGKTTNNLLQAGEKAVSCGVSNVNELEELDIIKELHLRTVCELGLESSIISKRLDELEQLLKGIAMMKELTLRTRDYLVSFGECMSTRIFAAYLNRIGVKARQYDAFEIGFITTDDFTNADILEATYPAVAKRLHDDWISDPAIPIVTGFLGKGWRTCAVTTFGRGGSDLTATTIGKALGLREIQVWKDVDGVLTCDPNIYSRAEPVPFLTFEEAAELAYFGAQVLHPQSMRPAREADIPVRVKNSYNPKAPGTLITRARDMSEAVLTSIVLKRNVTMLDIVSTRMLGQFGFLAKVFSIFEDLGISVDVVATSEVSISLTLDPSKLWSRELIQQELDHVVEELEKVAVVNLLQRRSIISLIGNVQRSSLILEKAFHVLRTNGVNVQMISQGASKVNISLIVNDSEAEQCVRALHSAFFESNLSDLYWGSRSGNGSVPTESNGY from the exons ATGGCAACTTCGATGCATTCTGTATGTGGAGTTAAAACTCCTTTCCAGGCGTCCCCCTGGAGATGCTCGCGCTTCCAACCACTTCTTCAGTCCCAGCAACGCTTTGAGTCTTCTGTCTCCTTGCTTTCTTTACCTGGGGGTTTTTCATCCCTCAAGGTATCATATCAGGAACGAGATCTTAGAGTCCGATGTCAAGGAGGAAATCTCCACATTCTTGAACGCGGCCAAACTGAGACCCATGATTTTGAAGAATCAGCTAACGAATTGACCTGTGTGATGAAGTTTGGTGGATCTTCAGTTGCCTCTGCTGAGAGGATGAGAGAGGTTGCTGACCTCATATGCAGCTTCCCTGAAGAGAGGCCCATCATTGTTCTCTCTGCCATGGGGAAGACAACTAACAATCTTTTGCAG GCGGGAGAAAAGGCTGTAAGTTGTGGTGTTTCAAATGTTAATGAGCTTGAAGAGCTGGACATTATCAAGGAGTTGCATTTGAG GACTGTGTGCGAGCTTGGACTTGAAAGCTCTATCATTTCAA AGCGCCTAGATGAGTTAGAGCAACTCCTGAAGGGTATTGCAATGATGAAAGAGTTGACTCTTCGCACTAGGGACTACTTGGTGTCATTTGGAGAGTGCATGTCCACGAGGATTTTTGCTGCATATCTAAATAGAATTGGTGTGAAAGCTCGCCAA TATGATGCATTTGAGATTGGTTTTATAACTACAGATGATTTTACCAATGCGGATATATTGGAAGCAACTTATCCAGCTGTTGCAAAGAGATTACATGATGACTGGATCAGTGACCCAGCAATTCCTATCGTTACGGGCTTCCTTGGAAAG GGCTGGAGAACTTGTGCAGTCACAACATTCGGCAGGGGCGGTAGTGATTTGACTGCCACAACTATCGGCAAAGCCTTGGGGTTGCGTGAAATTCAG GTGTGGAAAGATGTTGATGGTGTTTTGACCTGTGATCCTAACATATACTCCCGTGCAGAACCAGTACCCTTTTTAACTTTTGAAGAGGCTGCTGAGCTTGCATATTTTGGTGCACAG GTCCTCCATCCGCAGTCTATGAGGCCAGCTAGGGAAGCTGACATACCTGTTAGAGTTAAAAACTCGTACAATCCCAAGGCTCCTGGGACCCTGATTACCAGAGCAAGAGACATGAGTGAG GCTGTACTAACTAGCATTGTCTTGAAACGTAATGTTACCATGTTGGACATTGTTAGCACTCGCATGCTTGGTCAGTTTGGTTTCCTTGCTAAG GTTTTCTCTATCTTCGAAGATTTGGGCATATCCGTTGATGTTGTAGCCACTAGTGAAGTTAGTATATCCTTGACATTGGATCCGTCGAAGCTCTGGAGCAGAGAATTAATACAGCAG GAGTTGGATCACGTCGTGGAGGAGCTTGAGAAAGTAGCAGTTGTGAATCTCCTTCAGCGCAGATCAATCATTTCTTTGATTGGGAATGTTCAGAGATCCTCATTAATATTAGAAAAG GCTTTCCACGTTCTTCGGACTAATGGAGTGAATGTTCAGATGATCTCTCAAGGTGCATCTAAG GTGAACATCTCATTGATAGTGAACGACAGTGAAGCAGAACAGTGTGTCAGGGCTCTTCACTCTGCGTTCTTTGAGAGCAATCTTTCAGATCTTTACTGGGGAAGCAGATCAGGAAATGGTTCGGTACCAACAGAGTCGAATGGATATTGA
- the LOC113751168 gene encoding rRNA-processing protein CGR1: MACHIDFRCLDEGFGGKTLKRKRSLHLQHQNHDHSAAATDDMELEDFEADEDDTNLPSNKRQAVTSSDNPNKPVGLPTSSGSRNVSGRNWKQVRTLRASARNASRKRSTTAEEQRKREREIKKAYQERMKELKEEIRQNKAEKRKKREEREKRKQDNILRSGTKLQKITNPKTLKKISKSAKQRKLLKLLPDADPPAK, from the coding sequence ATGGCGTGCCATATCGATTTCAGATGCTTAGACGAAGGTTTCGGAGGCAAAACTCTCAAGCGCAAGAGATCCCTCCACCTCCAGCATCAGAATCATGACCATTCCGCCGCCGCCACGGATGACATGGAGTTGGAGGATTTTGAGGCGGACGAGGATGACACCAACCTTCCGTCCAACAAGAGGCAGGCGGTGACCTCATCGGACAACCCGAACAAGCCGGTGGGTCTGCCCACCAGCTCCGGCAGCCGGAACGTGTCGGGGAGGAATTGGAAGCAGGTGAGGACGCTCAGGGCGTCGGCGAGGAACGCGAGCAGGAAGAGGAGCACGACGGCGGAGGAGCAGCggaagagggagagggagatAAAGAAGGCGTATCAGGAGAGGATGAAGGAACTGAAGGAGGAGATAAGGCAGAACAAGGcggagaagaggaagaagagggaggagagggagaagaggaagCAGGACAACATCCTGAGATCGGGAACCAAGCTTCAGAAGATCACTAATCCTAAGACTCTCAAGAAGATTTCCAAGTCTGCTAAGCAGCGCAAGTTGCTCAAGCTTCTTCCTGATGCTGATCCCCCTGCCAAGTAG
- the LOC113751167 gene encoding sialyltransferase-like protein 1 isoform X1, whose amino-acid sequence MTRHLKPQLSSASTSAANNLALISRRPALLHLVCAAAVFSLIVFLIQSSFFTGGNQKQRAVNIHNNEEEFRILSDFQSSVQQCVANRGLGLTAIIIDHCKLVLKFPQGTNSTWYNEQFKIFEPLEYTYDTCEALLLWEQYRNMTTVLTREYLDARPDGWLDYAAKRIAQLGADKCYNRTLCEEHLNLLLPAKPPFHPRQFATCAVVGNSGDLLKTEFGEEIDSHDAVIRDNEAPVNEKYAKYVGLKRDFRLVVRGAARNMVTILNGSVDEVLIIKSVTHRDFNAMIKGIPNPVYLFQGIVLRRGAKGTGMKSIELALSMCDDVDIYGFTVDPGYTEWTRYFSEPKKGHNPLQGRAYYQLLECLGVIRIHSPMRSKRKQNWSDVPSRETIQRAHMAALRLKRILSGQEGAFGQFGSCKVWGDAGSYSRGPVSGSPDMSRVRKNSNYSKWEVMPFNSLRQEARDHFMQMHGVSLYKMDGNKLEDLVCVRHSLSSD is encoded by the exons atgaCCAGACATCTGAAGCCGCAGTTATCGTCAGCATCGACATCGGCGGCCAATAACCTGGCCTTAATTAGTAGGAGGCCCGCTCTTCTCCATCTGGTCTGCGCCGCCGCTGTCTTCTCTCTTATCGTCTTCCTAATTCAGTCCTCTTTCTTCACCG GAGGCAATCAGAAGCAGAGAGCAGTAAATATCCACAACAACGAGGAGGAATTTCGGATTTTATCTGACTTTCAGTCTAGTGTCCAGCAATGTGTG GCTAACAGAGGCCTCGGACTTACTGCTATCATTATTGATCACTGTAAACTGGTACTCAAGTTCCCTCAAGGAACTAATAGCACCTGG TATAATGAACAATTTAAGATCTTTGAACCCTTGGAGTATACTTATGACACCTGTGAAGCCCTTCTTCTGTGGGAACAG TATCGGAATATGACTACTGTGTTAACAAGAGAATACCTGGATGCTCGTCCTGATGGCTGGTTAGACTATGCAGCTAAAAGAATAGCACAGCT AGGTGCAGACAAGTGCTACAATAGGACTCTCTGCGAGGAGCATCTTAATCTACTTTTACCAGCAAAGCCTCCCTTTCACCCTCGTCAGTTTGCAACCTGTGCCGTTGTTGGAAATTCGGGAGATCTATTGAAGACTGAGTTTGGTGAGGAAATTGATAGTCATGATGCTGTTATACGAGACAATGAGGCACCTGTAAATGAG AAATATGCCAAGTATGTTGGACTGAAAAGGGATTTTCGGTTGGTAGTAAGGGGTGCTGCTCGTAACATGGTTACAATCCTAAATGGATcag TTGACGAAGTACTCATTATCAAAAGTGTCACTCATAGAGATTTCAATGCAATGATAAAG GGCATCCCAAATCCTGTGTATCTCTTCCAAGGTATTGTCCTGCGGCGGGGTGCCAAGGGAACTGGAATGAAATCAATAGAATTGGCACTTTCGATGTGTGATGATGTCGACATATATGGTTTCACTGTAGATCCTGGCTACACGGAATG gACCAGGTACTTTTCTGAGCCCAAGAAAGGGCATAATCCACTTCAGGGAAGAGCATACTATCAACTCCTAGAGTGTCTTGGT GTTATTAGGATCCATTCTCCCATGAGatcaaaaagaaagcaaaactgGTCTGATGTTCCAAGCCGAGAAACAATACAGAGGGCTCATATGGCAGCATTGCGCTTGAAGAGGATTTTATCTGGCCAAGAAGGTGCATTTGGGCAATTTGGCAGTTGTAAGGTATGGGGCGATGCAGGTAGCTACAGCAGGGGCCCTGTATCTGGATCTCCAGACATGAGTCGTGTAAGGAAAAATTCAAATTACAGCAAATGGGAAGTTATGCCTTTCAATAGTTTAAGACAAGAAGCACGGGATCATTTTATGCAGATGCATGGGGTCTCTCTGTACAAAATGGATGGGAACAAATTGGAAGATTTGGTGTGTGTCAGACATTCTTTGAGTTCTGATTGA
- the LOC113751167 gene encoding sialyltransferase-like protein 1 isoform X2 — protein MTRHLKPQLSSASTSAANNLALISRRPALLHLVCAAAVFSLIVFLIQSSFFTGNQKQRAVNIHNNEEEFRILSDFQSSVQQCVANRGLGLTAIIIDHCKLVLKFPQGTNSTWYNEQFKIFEPLEYTYDTCEALLLWEQYRNMTTVLTREYLDARPDGWLDYAAKRIAQLGADKCYNRTLCEEHLNLLLPAKPPFHPRQFATCAVVGNSGDLLKTEFGEEIDSHDAVIRDNEAPVNEKYAKYVGLKRDFRLVVRGAARNMVTILNGSVDEVLIIKSVTHRDFNAMIKGIPNPVYLFQGIVLRRGAKGTGMKSIELALSMCDDVDIYGFTVDPGYTEWTRYFSEPKKGHNPLQGRAYYQLLECLGVIRIHSPMRSKRKQNWSDVPSRETIQRAHMAALRLKRILSGQEGAFGQFGSCKVWGDAGSYSRGPVSGSPDMSRVRKNSNYSKWEVMPFNSLRQEARDHFMQMHGVSLYKMDGNKLEDLVCVRHSLSSD, from the exons atgaCCAGACATCTGAAGCCGCAGTTATCGTCAGCATCGACATCGGCGGCCAATAACCTGGCCTTAATTAGTAGGAGGCCCGCTCTTCTCCATCTGGTCTGCGCCGCCGCTGTCTTCTCTCTTATCGTCTTCCTAATTCAGTCCTCTTTCTTCACCG GCAATCAGAAGCAGAGAGCAGTAAATATCCACAACAACGAGGAGGAATTTCGGATTTTATCTGACTTTCAGTCTAGTGTCCAGCAATGTGTG GCTAACAGAGGCCTCGGACTTACTGCTATCATTATTGATCACTGTAAACTGGTACTCAAGTTCCCTCAAGGAACTAATAGCACCTGG TATAATGAACAATTTAAGATCTTTGAACCCTTGGAGTATACTTATGACACCTGTGAAGCCCTTCTTCTGTGGGAACAG TATCGGAATATGACTACTGTGTTAACAAGAGAATACCTGGATGCTCGTCCTGATGGCTGGTTAGACTATGCAGCTAAAAGAATAGCACAGCT AGGTGCAGACAAGTGCTACAATAGGACTCTCTGCGAGGAGCATCTTAATCTACTTTTACCAGCAAAGCCTCCCTTTCACCCTCGTCAGTTTGCAACCTGTGCCGTTGTTGGAAATTCGGGAGATCTATTGAAGACTGAGTTTGGTGAGGAAATTGATAGTCATGATGCTGTTATACGAGACAATGAGGCACCTGTAAATGAG AAATATGCCAAGTATGTTGGACTGAAAAGGGATTTTCGGTTGGTAGTAAGGGGTGCTGCTCGTAACATGGTTACAATCCTAAATGGATcag TTGACGAAGTACTCATTATCAAAAGTGTCACTCATAGAGATTTCAATGCAATGATAAAG GGCATCCCAAATCCTGTGTATCTCTTCCAAGGTATTGTCCTGCGGCGGGGTGCCAAGGGAACTGGAATGAAATCAATAGAATTGGCACTTTCGATGTGTGATGATGTCGACATATATGGTTTCACTGTAGATCCTGGCTACACGGAATG gACCAGGTACTTTTCTGAGCCCAAGAAAGGGCATAATCCACTTCAGGGAAGAGCATACTATCAACTCCTAGAGTGTCTTGGT GTTATTAGGATCCATTCTCCCATGAGatcaaaaagaaagcaaaactgGTCTGATGTTCCAAGCCGAGAAACAATACAGAGGGCTCATATGGCAGCATTGCGCTTGAAGAGGATTTTATCTGGCCAAGAAGGTGCATTTGGGCAATTTGGCAGTTGTAAGGTATGGGGCGATGCAGGTAGCTACAGCAGGGGCCCTGTATCTGGATCTCCAGACATGAGTCGTGTAAGGAAAAATTCAAATTACAGCAAATGGGAAGTTATGCCTTTCAATAGTTTAAGACAAGAAGCACGGGATCATTTTATGCAGATGCATGGGGTCTCTCTGTACAAAATGGATGGGAACAAATTGGAAGATTTGGTGTGTGTCAGACATTCTTTGAGTTCTGATTGA